In the Manis javanica isolate MJ-LG chromosome 12, MJ_LKY, whole genome shotgun sequence genome, one interval contains:
- the TM2D2 gene encoding TM2 domain-containing protein 2 has translation MVLGGCPVSYLLLCGQAALLLGNLLLLHCVSRSHSHNATAEPEFTSAGAAHLEGSAGAPSWEYGDPHSPIILCSYLPDEFIDCEDPVDHVGNATASQELGYGCLKFGGQAYSDVEHTSVQCRALDGIECASPRTFLRDNKPCIKYTGHYFITTLLYSFFLGCFGVDRFCLGHTGTAVGKLLTLGGLGIWWFVDLILLITGGLMPSDGSNWCTVY, from the exons ATGGTACTGGGTGGTTGCCCGGTGAGTTACTTACTCCTGTGCGGCCAGGCGGCTCTGCTGTTAGGGAACCTACTGCTCCTGCACTGTGTCTCTCGGAGCCACTCGCACAACGCTACGGCCGAGCCCGAGTTCACATCCGCTGGCGCCGCCCACCTAGAGGGCTCCGCGGGCGCTCCGAGCTGGGAATATGGCGACCCCCACTCTCCGATCATCCTTTGCTCTTACCT ACCTGATGAATTTATAGACTGTGAAGACCCAGTGGATCATGTTGGAAATGCAACAGCATCCCAGGAACTCGGTTATGGTTGTCTCAAG TTCGGGGGTCAGGCCTACAGTGATGTGGAACACACTTCAGTCCAGTGCCGGGCCCTGGATGGAATTGAATGTGCCAGTCCCAGGACCTTCCTACGAGACAATAAACCTTGTATTAA GTATACTGGACACTACTTCATAACCACTTTGCTCTACTCTTTCTTCCTGGGGTGCTTTGGAGTGGATCGTTTCTGTCTGGGACACACTGGCACAGCAGTAGGGAAGCTGTTAACACTTGGTGGACTTGGGATTTGGTGGTTTGTTGACCTTATTTTGCTTATTACTGGAGGACTGATGCCGAGCGATGGCAGCAATTGGTGCACCGTTTACTAA